From a region of the Eublepharis macularius isolate TG4126 chromosome 7, MPM_Emac_v1.0, whole genome shotgun sequence genome:
- the RBM12B gene encoding RNA-binding protein 12B has translation MAVVIRLQGLPVVAGSADIRRFFSGLNIPDGGVHIIGGEKGEAFIIFATDEDARQGMSFSGRFVKDSRIELFLSSKTEMQNIIEVNRKRYDHGGRETVTGSRRTGSSNSGVGNLSNLVAAIKKGIGKSSFDSLDNLEDDFHLHGSQNSNAEVSKSTSDQSKKESDNLYVFVRGMPYSASENDVLNFFSGLHVEGVILLENDEGRPNGDGLVKFATPSDAMKGLQRDREYMGPRFLELRPSNQRTWLQYGGGDEKMDNSFKHFAQLNKESSSSRRESNYMSSRKQSHSRSPPWRVLARSRSRSPPQRVLARSRSRSPPQRVLARSRSRSPPQRVLARSRSRSPPQRVLARSRSRSPQRVLARSRSRSPPQRVMARSRSRSPPQRVLARSRSRSPPQRVMARSRSRSPPQRVMARSRSRSPRRRVLARSRSRSLQRAAAARSHSPLSHSAFSHSSNSREFYIHIKNLSPDVDKRDLRAFFGALNISNHNITLLKPDNPLKKREAFVQFKSIREYETALTYHKESLFGQRVHIFPSSKNSILQFIESSEAKRSSERHHHVKEKRDGCAGQKTCVYVRNFPFDVTNVEVQKFFAGFNIDDSDIHLLYDDKGTGLGEALVKFRSEDQARKAETLNRRRFLGTEVLLRCISEEQMQEFGINVSSVSSEKMQANPHAHARGEHFYAVGSQGPSMQGKFKHPSDYRCPKDFLRSPDRFRGPPSFPEFHGEGNPGGFPEGRFMPDSNFSSGSDHITVIKLKNIPFRAAPNEILDFFHGYKIIPESLVIHHNEYGMPSGEATLALVNYNEAVAAVNELNDRPFGHRKVRLTLA, from the coding sequence ATGGCAGTAGTCATCCGTTTACAGGGGCTTCCTGTTGTTGCGGGATCTGCAGATATTCGCCGTTTCTTCTCAGGATTGAATATTCCTGATGGAGGTGTACATATCATTggaggagagaagggggaagCCTTTATTATCTTTGCGACAGATGAAGATGCACGACAAGGAATGAGCTTTTCAGGAAGATTTGTCAAGGATTCACGTATAGAGCTCTTCCTTAGTAGCAAGACTGAAATGCAGAATATAATAGAAGTTAATAGGAAAAGATACGATCATGGTGGGAGAGAGACAGTAACTGGGTCTAGACGGACAGGTTCTAGTAATTCAGGAGTTGGGAACCTTTCAAATTTAGTTGCAGCTATTAAAAAAGGAATCGGTAAATCCAGCTTTGATTCTCTGGATAACTTGGAGGATGACTTTCATTTACATGGCTCTCAAAATAGCAATGCAGAGGTTTCAAAATCAACTTCTGATCAGTCCAAGAAAGAGTCAGACAATTTGTATGTGTTTGTACGTGGGATGCCTTACTCTGCATCAGAAAATGATGTCCTCAATTTCTTCTCAGGATTGCATGTAGAGGGAGTGATCCTGTTAGAAAATGATGAGGGTCGACCAAATGGTGATGGTCTTGTAAAATTTGCTACACCAAGTGATGCCATGAAAGGACTACAACGTGATAGGGAGTATATGGGTCCAAGATTTTTAGAATTACGTCCCTCTAATCAAAGAACATGGCTTCAGTACGGTGGAGGAGATGAGAAAATGGATAATTCTTTTAAACACTTTGCTCAGTTAAATAAAGAAAGCTCTTCAAGCAGAAGAGAATCAAATTACATGTCTTCAAGAAAACAATCCCACTCAAGGTCTCCTCCATGGAGAGTTTTGGCACGCTCTCGTTCAAGGTCTCCTCCACAAAGAGTTTTGGCACGCTCCCGCTCAAGATCTCCTCCACAAAGAGTTTTGGCACGCTCCCGCTCAAGATCTCCTCCACAAAGAGTTTTGGCACGCTCTCGCTCAAGGTCTCCTCCACAAAGAGTTTTGGCACGCTCCCGCTCAAGATCTCCACAAAGAGTTTTGGCACGCTCCCGCTCAAGATCTCCCCCACAAAGAGTTATGGCACGCTCCCGCTCAAGATCTCCTCCACAAAGAGTTTTGGCACGCTCCCGCTCAAGATCTCCTCCACAAAGAGTTATGGCACGCTCCCGCTCAAGATCTCCTCCACAAAGAGTTATGGCACGCTCCCGCTCAAGATCTCCTCGACGGAGAGTTTTGGCACGCTCCCGCTCAAGGTCTCTTCAGAGGGCAGCTGCAGCACGCTCCCATTCACCTCTCTCGCATTCTGCCTTCTCTCATTCATCAAACAGTAGGGAATTTTACATACACATTAAAAATCTGTCACCTGATGTTGACAAGAGAGATTTGAGAGCGTTCTTTGGAGCACTAAATATAAGTAACCATAACATTACACTTTTAAAGCCAGataaccctttaaaaaaaagggaagcatTTGTGCAGTTCAAATCGATCAGGGAATATGAGACTGCACTGACCTATCATAAGGAGTCTCTTTTTGGTCAAAGAGTTCACATTTTCCCCTCTTCTAAAAACTCAATTCTGCAATTCATCGAATCTTCAGAAGCTAAAAGATCATCAGAAAGGCATCACCATGTAAAGGAAAAAAGAGATGGATGTGCTGGCCAAAAGACGTGTGTATATGTAAGGAACTTTCCATTTGATGTGACAAATGTTGAAGTTCAGAAGTTCTTTGCAGGATTTAATATTGATGACAGTGACATACATTTGCTTTATGATGACAAAGGAACTGGATTGGGAGAAGCACTGGTCAAATTTAGATCTGAAGATCAAGCCCGGAAAGCTGAAACTTTAAATCGTCGACGTTTTTTGGGAACAGAAGTACTACTAAGATGTATATCTGAGGAGCAAATGCAGGAATTTGGTATTAATGTCTCATCAGTGTCAAGTGAAAAGATGCAGGCTAACCCCCATGCACATGCTAGAGGTGAACATTTTTATGCAGTTGGTTCTCAAGGGCCATCCATGCAGGGGAAGTTTAAGCATCCATCTGATTATAGATGTCCCAAGGACTTCTTGCGCTCACCCGATCGGTTTAGAGGCCCTCCTTCTTTCCCAGAATTCCATGGTGAAGGCAATCCTGGAGGTTTCCCAGAGGGGCGCTTTATGCCTGATTCTAATTTCAGTAGTGGCTCTGATCACATTACAGTGATTAAATTAAAGAATATACCATTTCGAGCAGCTCCTAATGAAATTCTGGATTTCTTCCACGGCTATAAAATTATACCAGAATCGCTTGTTATTCACCATAATGAATATGGAATGCCTTCTGGTGAAGCTACACTTGCTCTGGTGAATTATAATGAGGCAGTGGCAGCTGTTAATGAACTGAACGACCGGCCATTTGGCCACCGCAAAGTTAGGCTAACCTTAGCATAA